A single Micromonospora sp. CCTCC AA 2012012 DNA region contains:
- a CDS encoding DsbA family protein codes for MTERVAVDMWFDPLCPWAWITSRWLLEVEQVREVDIRFHVMSLSVLNEGRDLPAEYQELMRNGYGPVRVCIAVEQAHGSEVLAKLYTAMGTRIHLGKEPLGRDMLVGALTDVGLDPALADAADSTTYDEALRASHEAGMRPVGTDVGTPVIHAPGPDGDQVAFFGPVITPAPKGEAAGRLWDGVLLVAGTPGFYELKRSREQGPIFD; via the coding sequence GTGACCGAACGTGTCGCCGTGGACATGTGGTTCGACCCGCTCTGCCCGTGGGCGTGGATCACCTCCCGTTGGCTGCTGGAGGTCGAGCAGGTCCGGGAGGTGGACATCCGCTTCCATGTGATGAGCCTGTCGGTGCTCAACGAGGGTCGGGACCTGCCCGCGGAGTACCAGGAACTGATGCGGAACGGCTACGGCCCGGTGCGGGTCTGCATCGCCGTCGAGCAGGCCCACGGGTCGGAGGTCCTGGCGAAGCTCTACACCGCCATGGGCACCCGCATCCACCTCGGCAAGGAGCCGCTCGGCCGGGACATGCTGGTCGGCGCGCTCACCGACGTCGGGCTGGACCCGGCGCTCGCCGACGCCGCCGACTCCACCACGTACGACGAGGCGCTGCGGGCCAGCCACGAGGCGGGCATGCGGCCGGTCGGCACCGACGTCGGCACCCCGGTGATCCACGCCCCCGGCCCGGACGGCGACCAGGTCGCCTTCTTCGGTCCGGTGATCACCCCGGCGCCGAAGGGCGAGGCGGCCGGCCGGCTCTGGGACGGCGTGCTGCTGGTCGCCGGCACCCCCGGCTTCTACGAGCTCAAGCGCTCCCGTGAGCAGGGCCCCATCTTCGACTGA
- a CDS encoding DUF1015 family protein translates to MTVVHPIARAWITTGGTGAQNYDEFADDAEITAIIGTNPHSALGIEMPHRAPESLGKSFLDALPDAVARLAEAKADGSYTPAEQVVVLYRISAPGEETAYGLWAMVDTDQISTSADEPGLVIRNEDVFIAKVRERVALAEALGHLLSPVLLLQTGSGDALHAALAAATESAGAPAATDVDQSGRTHAIWLLGPGREQDELTALAGGGELVVADGNHRSLAAQTGGLPRFLSVITTPASVAIQPYNRLVSELTTTPEELLDRLRAAGAEVTPVAGPVEVPAAGGTVHLHLAGQGYAVTLPHLDGGRLENLDHALVERLLLRDALGLDPGDKRITYVGGDYPASWLTGEVDAGRAELAVLIAPVTVDDFVAVNLAREKMPRKSTWFTPKARGGLVVAELGH, encoded by the coding sequence ATGACGGTCGTGCATCCGATCGCCCGGGCCTGGATCACCACTGGCGGCACCGGCGCGCAGAACTACGACGAGTTCGCCGACGACGCGGAGATCACCGCGATCATCGGGACGAACCCGCACAGTGCTCTCGGCATCGAGATGCCGCACCGGGCGCCGGAGAGCCTCGGGAAGTCCTTCCTCGACGCGCTGCCGGACGCGGTGGCCCGACTCGCCGAGGCCAAGGCCGACGGCAGCTACACCCCCGCCGAGCAGGTCGTGGTGCTCTACCGGATCAGCGCGCCCGGCGAGGAGACCGCGTACGGGCTCTGGGCCATGGTCGACACCGACCAGATCTCCACCAGCGCGGACGAGCCCGGCCTGGTGATCCGCAACGAGGACGTGTTCATCGCCAAGGTGCGGGAGCGGGTCGCCCTGGCCGAGGCGCTCGGGCACCTGCTCTCCCCGGTGCTGCTGCTCCAGACCGGCAGCGGCGACGCGCTGCACGCCGCCCTCGCGGCGGCGACCGAGTCGGCCGGCGCACCGGCCGCCACGGACGTCGACCAGTCGGGGCGTACGCACGCCATCTGGCTGCTCGGGCCGGGCCGCGAGCAGGACGAGCTGACCGCCCTGGCCGGCGGTGGCGAGCTGGTGGTGGCCGACGGCAACCACCGCAGCCTGGCCGCGCAGACCGGCGGGCTGCCGCGCTTCCTCTCCGTGATCACCACGCCCGCGTCGGTGGCCATCCAGCCCTACAACCGGCTGGTCAGCGAGCTGACCACCACGCCGGAGGAGCTGCTCGACCGGCTCCGCGCGGCCGGCGCGGAGGTCACCCCGGTCGCCGGCCCGGTCGAGGTCCCGGCGGCCGGCGGCACCGTCCACCTCCACCTCGCCGGCCAGGGGTACGCGGTGACCCTGCCGCACCTGGACGGGGGCCGGTTGGAGAACCTCGACCACGCGCTGGTCGAGCGGCTGCTGCTGCGGGACGCGCTCGGCCTCGACCCGGGCGACAAGCGGATCACCTACGTGGGCGGCGACTACCCGGCGAGCTGGCTCACCGGTGAGGTCGACGCGGGTCGCGCGGAGCTGGCGGTGCTCATCGCCCCGGTGACCGTGGACGACTTCGTCGCGGTCAACCTGGCGCGGGAGAAGATGCCGCGCAAGAGCACCTGGTTCACCCCGAAGGCCCGGGGTGGCCTGGTCGTCGCCGAACTCGGGCACTGA
- a CDS encoding ribose-5-phosphate isomerase codes for MRVYLGSDHAGFELKVHLANHLAKQGYEVVDVGPHAFDPDDDYPAFCLHTGDRVVGDPGSLGVVIGGSGNGEQIAANKVAGVRAALAWNIDTAQLAREHNDANIVAVGARQHTLDEATALVEAFLTTPFSGNPRHSRRIEQVTSYEQSRRLPELPA; via the coding sequence ATGCGCGTCTATCTGGGATCCGACCACGCCGGTTTCGAGCTGAAGGTGCACCTGGCCAACCACCTGGCCAAGCAGGGTTACGAGGTGGTCGACGTCGGCCCGCACGCCTTCGACCCGGACGACGACTACCCGGCGTTCTGCCTGCACACCGGTGACCGGGTGGTCGGCGACCCGGGCAGCCTCGGGGTGGTCATCGGCGGCTCCGGCAACGGCGAGCAGATCGCCGCCAACAAGGTCGCCGGGGTGCGCGCGGCGCTCGCCTGGAACATCGACACCGCACAGCTCGCCCGGGAGCACAACGACGCCAACATCGTCGCGGTGGGCGCCCGCCAGCACACGCTGGACGAGGCGACGGCGCTGGTCGAGGCGTTCCTGACCACGCCGTTCTCCGGCAACCCGCGGCACTCCCGCCGGATCGAGCAGGTCACGTCGTACGAGCAGAGCCGCCGGCTCCCCGAGCTGCCCGCCTGA
- a CDS encoding GNAT family N-acetyltransferase, translated as MTDVVVPGADDFDEIAGLLALAFHETPDQELLAVERSVFEPERCLLVRDGATAVAHAGAFTRDLAVPGGSVPAAHVTMVSVLPTHRRRGLLTGLMRRQLRDIRDAGREPVAVLWASEGRIYPRFGYGLAAQGVTIGCDTTELRLPEPASAPGTLRLDRPGPHQPELARLYDRARAGRPGWSSRDERWWGYVLADVKSRRSGATERRVLLHEGPDGLDGYALYRTTDDWDAAGPRGEVRVDEVVTTEPEAYLALWRLLLSVDLTRRLSYRGAVDEPLLRLVNEPRRLRAQLTDTLWVRLVDVPAALAARRYATELDVVIEVTDELLPENTGRWRLVGGPAEATCTASTEPAGLACDVRCLGELFLGGAGLAALAAAGRLREVRPGTLAAAGPAFGWDRAPAAMETF; from the coding sequence ATGACCGATGTGGTGGTGCCCGGGGCCGACGACTTCGACGAGATCGCCGGGCTGCTCGCCCTGGCCTTCCACGAGACACCCGACCAGGAGCTGCTGGCGGTCGAGCGCAGCGTCTTCGAGCCGGAGCGCTGCCTGCTGGTCCGCGACGGCGCGACGGCGGTCGCGCACGCCGGGGCGTTCACCCGCGACCTGGCGGTGCCCGGCGGGAGCGTACCGGCGGCGCACGTGACGATGGTCTCGGTGCTGCCGACCCACCGCCGCCGGGGACTGCTCACCGGGCTGATGCGCCGACAGCTGCGGGACATCCGGGACGCCGGCCGCGAACCGGTCGCGGTGCTCTGGGCCAGCGAGGGCCGGATCTATCCCCGGTTCGGCTACGGGCTGGCCGCGCAGGGCGTCACGATCGGCTGCGACACCACCGAGCTGCGCCTGCCGGAGCCGGCGTCCGCGCCCGGCACGCTGCGCCTGGACCGACCGGGCCCGCACCAGCCCGAGCTGGCCCGACTGTACGACCGGGCGCGCGCCGGACGCCCGGGCTGGTCGAGCCGGGACGAGCGCTGGTGGGGGTACGTCCTCGCGGACGTGAAGAGCCGCCGCAGCGGGGCCACCGAGCGGCGGGTGCTGCTGCACGAGGGCCCGGACGGGCTCGACGGGTACGCGCTCTACCGGACCACGGACGACTGGGACGCCGCCGGACCCCGGGGCGAGGTCCGGGTCGACGAGGTGGTGACCACCGAGCCGGAGGCGTACCTGGCGCTGTGGCGATTGCTGCTCTCGGTCGACCTGACCCGGCGGCTGAGCTACCGGGGGGCGGTGGACGAGCCGCTGCTGCGGCTGGTGAACGAGCCCCGCCGACTGCGCGCCCAGCTCACCGACACCCTCTGGGTACGCCTCGTCGACGTCCCCGCCGCGCTGGCCGCCCGGCGCTACGCCACCGAGCTGGACGTGGTGATCGAGGTGACCGACGAGCTGCTGCCGGAGAACACCGGCCGCTGGCGGTTGGTCGGCGGACCGGCCGAGGCGACCTGCACCGCCAGCACCGAGCCGGCCGGGCTCGCCTGCGACGTGCGCTGCCTCGGCGAGCTGTTCCTGGGCGGGGCCGGCCTCGCGGCCCTCGCCGCCGCCGGCCGGCTCCGGGAGGTGCGCCCCGGTACGCTCGCCGCCGCCGGCCCGGCCTTCGGCTGGGACCGCGCCCCGGCCGCGATGGAGACCTTCTGA
- a CDS encoding propionyl-CoA synthetase has product MGAYRSAYERSIADPAGFWREAARDIDWFRPPERILDDSAPPMYRWFPDGELNTCHNALDRHVAAGRGDRPALIHDSPVTGTVRTYTYAELLDATARFAGALRRLGVGRGDRVLLYLAMVPEAVVAMLACARIGAVHSVVFGGFAAHELAVRIDDARPKVVVATSCGIEVDRVVAYHPILTAALAEATHAPQRCVVVQRPQGPADLTPGRDLTWDEVMADAEPVDCVPVAATDPLYVLYTSGTTGRPKGVVRDNGGHAVALRWSMRNIYDVGPGDVFWAASDVGWVVGHSYIVYAPLLTGATTVLYEGKPVGTPDAGAFWRVVAEHRVAALFTAPTAIRAIRRQDPDGTLIKGYDLSSLRTLFLAGERLDPDTWVWAGQRLGVPVVDNWWQTETGWPVAANPRGLEPLPLKPGSPSVPVPGYDVRVVDAGGREVPAGTDGSIVIRLPLPPGCLPTLWGDDERYVRSYLATFPGHYLTGDGGRFDDDGYLYVMGRTDDVINVAGHRLSTGAMEEVLAGHPAVAECAVIGVADALKGQVPSGYVVLKAGAEADPEALAAELVALVRERIGPVAAFRRVTVVPALPKTRSGKILRRTMRGLVEGRDEPVPATIDDPATLTVFRTLGDPAATP; this is encoded by the coding sequence ATGGGCGCGTATCGATCAGCGTACGAGCGGAGCATCGCCGACCCGGCCGGCTTCTGGCGGGAGGCGGCGCGGGACATCGACTGGTTCCGACCACCGGAGCGGATCCTCGACGACAGCGCGCCGCCGATGTACCGCTGGTTCCCCGACGGCGAGCTGAACACCTGCCACAACGCCCTCGACCGGCACGTGGCGGCCGGCCGTGGCGACCGACCCGCCCTGATCCACGACAGCCCGGTCACCGGCACGGTACGCACCTACACCTACGCCGAGCTGCTCGACGCGACCGCCCGGTTCGCCGGAGCCCTGCGCCGGCTCGGCGTGGGCCGGGGCGACCGGGTGCTGCTCTACCTGGCGATGGTGCCGGAGGCGGTGGTCGCGATGCTCGCCTGCGCCCGGATCGGCGCGGTCCACTCGGTGGTCTTCGGTGGCTTCGCCGCCCACGAGTTGGCCGTCCGCATCGACGACGCCCGACCGAAGGTCGTCGTCGCCACCTCCTGCGGCATCGAGGTCGACCGGGTGGTCGCCTACCACCCGATCCTGACGGCGGCGCTGGCCGAGGCCACCCACGCCCCGCAGCGCTGCGTCGTCGTGCAGCGGCCGCAGGGCCCCGCCGACCTCACGCCCGGCCGCGACCTCACCTGGGACGAGGTGATGGCGGACGCCGAACCGGTCGACTGCGTCCCGGTCGCCGCCACCGACCCGCTCTACGTCCTCTACACCTCCGGCACCACCGGCCGCCCCAAGGGCGTCGTCCGCGACAACGGCGGGCACGCCGTCGCGCTGCGCTGGTCGATGCGGAACATCTACGACGTCGGGCCGGGCGACGTCTTCTGGGCCGCCTCCGACGTCGGCTGGGTGGTCGGCCACTCCTACATCGTCTACGCCCCGCTGCTCACCGGGGCGACCACCGTGCTCTACGAGGGCAAGCCGGTCGGCACCCCGGACGCCGGCGCGTTCTGGCGGGTCGTCGCCGAGCACCGGGTCGCGGCGCTCTTCACCGCGCCGACCGCGATCCGGGCGATCCGCCGGCAGGACCCCGACGGCACGCTCATCAAGGGGTACGACCTGAGCAGCCTCCGTACGCTCTTCCTGGCCGGCGAGCGGCTCGACCCGGACACCTGGGTCTGGGCGGGGCAGCGGCTCGGCGTACCGGTGGTGGACAACTGGTGGCAGACCGAGACGGGCTGGCCGGTCGCGGCGAACCCGCGCGGGCTGGAACCGCTGCCGCTCAAGCCCGGCTCCCCGTCGGTGCCGGTCCCCGGCTACGACGTCCGCGTCGTCGACGCCGGTGGCCGGGAGGTGCCGGCGGGCACCGACGGCTCGATCGTCATCCGGCTGCCGCTGCCGCCGGGCTGCCTGCCCACCCTCTGGGGCGACGACGAGCGCTACGTCCGCTCCTACCTGGCCACCTTCCCCGGCCACTACCTCACCGGCGACGGTGGGCGCTTCGACGACGACGGCTACCTCTACGTGATGGGCCGCACCGACGACGTGATCAACGTGGCCGGGCACCGGCTCTCCACCGGGGCGATGGAGGAGGTGCTGGCCGGCCACCCGGCCGTCGCCGAGTGCGCGGTGATCGGCGTCGCCGACGCCCTCAAGGGCCAGGTCCCCAGCGGGTACGTGGTGCTCAAGGCCGGCGCCGAGGCCGACCCGGAGGCCCTCGCGGCGGAACTGGTCGCCCTGGTGCGCGAGCGGATCGGCCCGGTGGCCGCGTTCCGCCGGGTGACCGTCGTGCCGGCGCTGCCCAAGACCCGCTCCGGCAAGATCCTCCGCCGCACCATGCGCGGCCTGGTCGAGGGGCGCGACGAGCCCGTCCCCGCCACCATCGACGATCCGGCGACCCTGACGGTCTTCCGCACTCTCGGGGACCCCGCAGCGACCCCGTGA
- a CDS encoding Hsp70 family protein, giving the protein MADQQDGFALGVDLGTSNTVAVLRWPDGRTRPLLVDGQPILPSGVYADADGHLHVGRDAQRLAQADPDRYEPNPKRRIDEPEILLGDRGHAPAELLAAVLFAVAEAAVGAIGFLPPAVVTCPATWDADRRRVLADALALAGWPSAAEHTMSGPTPSGTRLLREPVAAARYYTEVLRRPVPVGGTIAVFDFGGGTLDVAVLRNDGADPWGDSGFTVVSCGGLDDLGGLDLDAALVALLGERIAAEHPTEWARLTHPESTGQWRERLRFTENVRGAKEMLSRTTVAPVAVPGVESVVTLSREELERIAAPLLARAVAETRRVVAAAGLTPEQLAGLFLVGGSSRMPLVARLLHAELGVAPTVLEQPELPVAEGALTDLPLRRTRPTHPLVPPPAPAAMVVAAGDTSPPPGPPAPGGAAGPVGTLPVTLASPHPGVPRHADGDHRAADPGAAGPGVVPPQAREPGVTATAAAPTWPGAPQPPAGWPGTAPGPPPGRPGAASGTPPGRPGSGPGQPPGWPGAPQGSRAGGAAGWPGVPANGPAPGVPANGPAPGVPADGPATGGGRRRALWISLGAVAALAGVGIAALLWFTRDRHPELDFHTLAEVRGIPAGADRPADMFTAILGDRAYLAFPQDDDRLEVIAADATTGKELWRWESTATADRWARIVALPGGVALVADAAGTSTTRELEVRDADSGARSWHRPVYGDDELLVSGDAAVLVDKTGKRLVGLDPRTGAEKWVRADPRDEYGTSRTSVHLVHSAKGMAGPGFVDGAPRDPEADDTGRLVQVSADRSVRLIDMATGAVVRRRTNVARPDDPAVAYADRLYVAADDGRLLSYDLGSLAEPRVLYTAPDDRRQTRDLVPCGEHRACLLEMTGSDQSTAEVVAAAEGEKTERWAAAGADHLVPVGDGVLATRTYPDPAVTLFGPDGKRLLDARDGVAVRLDAGNLLVFAEPLGSGEDNRSVAGVGAASGRVVELGQLKGVRGTSCSWNTSVIVCGAQQGFVLYRFAG; this is encoded by the coding sequence TGCGCTGGCCCGACGGGCGCACCCGCCCGCTGCTCGTGGACGGGCAGCCGATCCTCCCCTCCGGCGTCTACGCCGACGCCGACGGGCACCTGCACGTGGGCCGCGACGCGCAGCGGCTCGCCCAGGCCGACCCGGACCGGTACGAGCCGAACCCGAAGCGCCGGATCGACGAGCCGGAGATCCTGCTCGGCGACCGGGGGCACGCCCCCGCCGAACTCCTCGCCGCCGTGCTCTTCGCCGTCGCCGAGGCGGCGGTCGGTGCGATCGGCTTCCTGCCACCGGCGGTGGTCACCTGCCCCGCCACCTGGGACGCCGACCGCCGGCGGGTGCTCGCCGACGCGCTGGCGCTGGCCGGTTGGCCGTCGGCCGCCGAGCACACCATGTCCGGCCCGACGCCGTCCGGCACCCGACTGCTGCGTGAGCCGGTGGCCGCCGCCCGCTACTACACCGAGGTGCTGCGGCGGCCGGTGCCGGTCGGTGGCACGATCGCGGTCTTCGACTTCGGCGGCGGCACGCTGGACGTCGCCGTGCTCCGCAACGACGGGGCGGACCCGTGGGGCGACTCCGGCTTCACCGTCGTCTCCTGCGGGGGCCTCGACGACCTCGGCGGGCTCGACCTCGACGCGGCCCTGGTCGCGCTCCTCGGCGAGCGGATCGCCGCCGAGCACCCGACCGAGTGGGCCCGGCTGACCCACCCGGAGAGCACCGGCCAGTGGCGCGAGCGCCTCCGGTTCACCGAGAACGTCCGGGGTGCGAAGGAGATGCTCTCGCGGACCACGGTAGCGCCGGTGGCCGTACCGGGGGTGGAGTCGGTGGTCACCCTCAGCCGGGAGGAGCTGGAGCGGATCGCCGCGCCGCTGCTGGCCCGGGCGGTCGCCGAGACCCGCCGGGTGGTCGCCGCCGCCGGGCTCACCCCCGAGCAGCTCGCCGGGCTGTTCCTGGTGGGCGGCTCGTCGCGGATGCCGCTGGTGGCCCGGCTGCTGCACGCCGAGCTGGGCGTCGCACCGACGGTGCTGGAACAGCCCGAACTGCCGGTCGCCGAGGGCGCGCTGACCGATCTGCCGCTGCGCCGGACCCGCCCGACCCACCCCCTGGTCCCGCCGCCAGCCCCCGCCGCGATGGTGGTGGCGGCGGGCGACACTTCCCCGCCGCCCGGTCCGCCGGCCCCCGGGGGCGCAGCCGGGCCCGTCGGCACCCTGCCGGTCACGCTCGCGTCGCCCCACCCGGGCGTACCGCGCCATGCCGACGGCGACCACCGGGCAGCAGACCCGGGTGCCGCCGGTCCCGGGGTGGTGCCCCCTCAGGCGAGGGAACCCGGGGTGACGGCCACTGCGGCGGCACCGACCTGGCCCGGCGCTCCCCAGCCACCCGCGGGCTGGCCAGGCACCGCGCCGGGACCACCGCCGGGTCGGCCGGGTGCCGCGTCGGGAACTCCGCCCGGCCGGCCGGGCTCCGGACCGGGCCAGCCACCGGGCTGGCCGGGCGCACCGCAGGGTTCCCGGGCCGGTGGGGCGGCGGGCTGGCCCGGCGTACCCGCGAACGGGCCGGCGCCCGGCGTACCCGCGAACGGGCCGGCGCCCGGCGTACCCGCGGACGGGCCGGCGACCGGCGGCGGCCGGCGGCGGGCGTTGTGGATCTCGCTCGGCGCGGTCGCGGCCCTGGCCGGCGTGGGCATCGCGGCCCTGCTCTGGTTCACCCGGGACCGCCACCCCGAGCTGGACTTCCACACCCTCGCCGAGGTCAGGGGGATCCCGGCGGGCGCGGACCGCCCGGCGGACATGTTCACCGCGATCCTCGGCGACCGCGCCTACCTGGCCTTTCCGCAGGACGACGACCGGCTGGAGGTGATCGCCGCCGACGCCACCACCGGCAAGGAGCTGTGGCGGTGGGAGAGCACCGCCACCGCCGACCGGTGGGCCCGGATCGTCGCGCTGCCCGGCGGAGTGGCGCTCGTCGCCGACGCCGCCGGCACCAGCACCACCCGCGAGCTGGAGGTGCGGGACGCCGACTCCGGCGCGCGGAGCTGGCACCGCCCGGTGTACGGCGACGACGAACTGCTGGTCAGCGGGGACGCTGCGGTCCTGGTCGACAAGACCGGGAAGCGGCTGGTCGGCCTCGACCCGCGCACCGGCGCCGAGAAGTGGGTGCGGGCCGACCCTCGGGACGAGTACGGCACCTCCCGGACCAGCGTGCACCTGGTGCACAGCGCGAAGGGGATGGCCGGGCCCGGCTTCGTCGACGGCGCGCCCCGGGATCCCGAGGCGGACGACACCGGCCGGCTGGTGCAGGTCAGCGCGGACCGCTCGGTCCGGTTGATCGACATGGCCACCGGCGCGGTGGTGCGCCGCCGGACCAACGTCGCCCGGCCCGACGATCCGGCCGTCGCGTACGCCGACCGGCTCTACGTCGCGGCCGACGACGGCCGGCTGCTCTCGTACGACCTGGGCAGCCTCGCGGAGCCCCGGGTGCTCTACACCGCGCCGGACGACCGGCGGCAGACCCGGGACCTGGTGCCGTGCGGTGAACACCGGGCCTGCCTGCTGGAGATGACCGGCTCCGACCAGTCCACCGCCGAGGTGGTGGCCGCGGCCGAGGGCGAGAAGACGGAACGCTGGGCGGCGGCGGGTGCCGACCACCTGGTGCCGGTCGGCGACGGGGTGCTGGCCACCCGGACGTACCCCGACCCGGCGGTGACGCTCTTCGGGCCGGACGGGAAGCGGCTGCTGGACGCGCGGGACGGCGTGGCCGTCCGGCTCGACGCCGGCAACCTGCTGGTCTTCGCCGAGCCGCTGGGAAGCGGCGAGGACAACCGCAGCGTCGCCGGGGTGGGTGCCGCCTCCGGCCGGGTGGTGGAGCTGGGACAGCTCAAGGGCGTCCGCGGCACCTCCTGCTCCTGGAACACCTCCGTGATCGTCTGCGGCGCCCAACAGGGCTTCGTCCTGTACCGCTTCGCCGGCTGA